The Vicinamibacteria bacterium sequence GGGCCCGCGGAGAGGAGGCTGCACGGATCGAAGTTCTCGCCGCTCGGCGCACCGCCCTCTTGGCCGCGCATGGACTGACAGGGCGGGCCGGAGGCGCTGGTGCTGAGGGCGAAGGTGATCTCGAGCACGCGGACGGCTTGGTTGGCCCGGCTGAACGCGGTCGAAGCGCCGACGTAAGGGGCCACACCTTCCACCGTGAGGACGGCCGCGTTTGGAAAGTTGTTGGGGGGAGCGGGGTCATCGTAAAACTGTCCGTTGTTGTTGACCAGGAGCTGGCGGCGGACCCATAGCGTGAAGGACCCGTTGATGGCCTGGCCCAAGAATGACGAGATATCCTGGCAACGGTTGCCTGGCCCGCCGGACAAGGGCGGTGCCGCGCAGTTAACGGGGTCCTTGAGAACGAGGCCGTAGCCCATCGAGTTGGCGCCATTCCCGCGCCCACCACAAGGGGCCGGCGCGAAGTCGCGGCCCGCGCCCACCTCGACGGGCGTGGGCGCCAAACCCGAAGCCCAGGTACCGGCGCGGTTCGCGGGCAAGACCGTCGACCAGTTGGTCACGGGGTTGGCCACGTTGCTCAAAATGAGCTTGCCCGCCTCCAGGCCCGCCTCCGCGTTCACGAGGGCCTGCTGGCTCCACCGGAAGTTAGTGGCGATCTGCAGCTCCGTCGAGCTGGTGGTAGCCAGGGTCAGACCCAGGAATGTGAGGAGCATCAGCGCCAGGATGGCGAGGACCAACGCGAAGCCCGCCTCCCCCCCCCGCCAGACGCGCACAGGTTCTTGTTCGTTCATGACGGACCAAGCCTCCTTGAGACGCACGATTTCTCGAACCCGCCTTCCCAACCCGCTCATCGGATCTGGTTTCCCAGCTGGAGGGCCACGACCGCGGCCCGCGGGGTCACGACCGAGACGAGCTGTCCCCTCACCGCGTCACCGCCCGCGCCGCCCGCGACCTGACTGGTCTGACCGGCCAGCTGGGGCGCCAAGGCGCGGGCCGAGAGCGTGACCCGGACCTGGCGGATGATGGTGGCGTAGTTGTTGATGGTGATCCCAGGGGCGACGTTCACCCACACGCCCGCCCCGCTCTGGTATTCGACCTGAAGGTCTTCGATGCCTCGCGCGACCATCTGCCAGGGGGAGTTGGCGCCCGGGAACCCCGCCGCGCCCGGCTCGGTGGCCGCCACGCCCGTGGGCGTGAACCGCCCGGTTGTGCTTCTCCAAAGGGCTGGCGAGGGATCTGCTGGATCGGGGTTGATCGCGATCCGGTAGCGCGCCACGCGGGCCGGATAGAGGTAGACGTCCGGCCCCGCCACCCCTGGAATCGGAGC is a genomic window containing:
- a CDS encoding pilus assembly PilX N-terminal domain-containing protein, producing the protein MNEQEPVRVWRGGEAGFALVLAILALMLLTFLGLTLATTSSTELQIATNFRWSQQALVNAEAGLEAGKLILSNVANPVTNWSTVLPANRAGTWASGLAPTPVEVGAGRDFAPAPCGGRGNGANSMGYGLVLKDPVNCAAPPLSGGPGNRCQDISSFLGQAINGSFTLWVRRQLLVNNNGQFYDDPAPPNNFPNAAVLTVEGVAPYVGASTAFSRANQAVRVLEITFALSTSASGPPCQSMRGQEGGAPSGENFDPCSLLSAGPGGSLATVFGGGGGTLTSTGAQ